The following coding sequences lie in one Streptomyces xiamenensis genomic window:
- a CDS encoding FAD-dependent monooxygenase, translated as MTHPTSTSAPRRVLISGASIAGPTLAYWLDRYGFEVTVLEKATAVRGGGYAIDIRGTAREVVDRMGLLPRLRKAHIDTHRVCFLDAAGDTVGAVQPEQVTGGESGQDLEVRRGDLADALYAPLRDRVEFLFGDSIATLEDDGDAVHVVLDSGTRRTFDLVIGADGLHSNTRRLVFGPEEPFHRYLGHVFAGFTLPNEPGFSHEAFIWSEPGRSAVTYAYEPSEPVHGFLIFARDTPPFEAFRDPRAQRDLVASQFPEQVWQVPRLVAAMRASEDLFFDIVSQIHMPAWSRGRVALAGDAAHATSFLSGQGSSVALVGAYVLAGELASHADHAEAFAAYERRMRPFAERNQALSTGGGTIVIPTTRAQLDARNALLRDPEAMAKELATADAEARRATHSSLTLPEYPTGR; from the coding sequence ATGACGCACCCGACGTCCACGTCCGCCCCCCGCCGCGTCCTGATCTCCGGGGCCAGCATCGCCGGTCCCACCCTCGCCTACTGGCTCGACCGGTACGGCTTCGAGGTGACCGTCCTCGAGAAGGCCACCGCCGTCCGCGGCGGCGGCTACGCGATCGACATCCGCGGCACGGCCCGGGAGGTCGTGGACCGCATGGGCCTGCTGCCGCGACTGCGCAAGGCCCACATCGACACCCACCGGGTCTGCTTCCTCGACGCCGCCGGGGACACGGTCGGCGCGGTGCAGCCCGAGCAGGTGACCGGCGGCGAGAGCGGCCAGGACCTCGAGGTCCGGCGCGGCGACCTGGCCGACGCCCTCTACGCGCCGCTGCGGGACCGCGTCGAGTTCCTCTTCGGCGACTCGATCGCCACGCTGGAGGACGACGGGGACGCCGTGCACGTCGTCCTGGACAGCGGCACGCGCCGCACGTTCGACCTCGTGATCGGCGCGGACGGACTGCACTCGAACACCCGCCGGCTGGTCTTCGGGCCCGAGGAGCCCTTCCACCGCTACCTCGGGCACGTCTTCGCGGGCTTCACCCTGCCCAACGAACCCGGCTTCTCGCACGAGGCGTTCATCTGGAGTGAGCCGGGACGCAGCGCGGTCACGTACGCCTACGAGCCCTCCGAGCCCGTGCACGGATTCCTCATCTTCGCGCGCGACACCCCGCCCTTCGAGGCGTTCCGCGACCCGCGCGCCCAACGCGATCTGGTCGCCTCGCAGTTCCCCGAGCAGGTGTGGCAGGTGCCACGGCTGGTGGCGGCGATGCGGGCGTCCGAGGACCTCTTCTTCGACATCGTGAGCCAGATCCACATGCCCGCCTGGTCCCGCGGGCGGGTCGCGCTGGCGGGCGACGCGGCGCACGCGACGTCCTTCCTCTCCGGACAGGGGTCGAGCGTCGCGCTCGTCGGCGCCTACGTCCTGGCCGGCGAACTCGCCTCGCACGCGGACCACGCCGAGGCCTTCGCGGCGTACGAGCGCCGGATGCGCCCCTTCGCGGAGCGCAACCAGGCGCTGTCCACCGGCGGCGGCACGATCGTCATACCGACGACGCGTGCCCAGCTTGACGCCCGCAACGCGCTGCTCCGCGACCCGGAGGCGATGGCGAAGGAACTGGCGACGGCGGACGCCGAGGCGCGACGGGCGACGCACTCGTCCCTGACCCTGCCGGAGTACCCGACGGGACGCTGA
- a CDS encoding MarR family winged helix-turn-helix transcriptional regulator — MTPESPGEPAPGLSPDDLLAVLPRITRLSSAFNKGRLIERAVEAAGPSLDRPAVGVLVSLLAAGEPLRIGEIADRMQVVGPHVTRQVQALERRRLVRRIADPLDRRASLIEPTETGNEAARRYVASVLGWLAEVLADWPRQDRDDLLRLLARFADDVLARLALPEEGEGGQG; from the coding sequence ATGACCCCCGAGTCCCCCGGGGAGCCCGCGCCCGGGCTCTCGCCCGACGACCTGCTCGCCGTGCTGCCCCGGATCACCCGGCTCAGCTCCGCGTTCAACAAGGGCCGGCTCATCGAGCGTGCCGTGGAGGCCGCCGGTCCCTCCCTGGACCGCCCCGCCGTGGGGGTGCTGGTCTCCCTGCTCGCGGCCGGGGAGCCCTTGCGCATCGGGGAGATCGCCGACCGCATGCAGGTCGTGGGCCCGCACGTCACCCGTCAGGTCCAGGCCCTGGAGAGGCGCCGCCTCGTGCGGCGCATCGCCGACCCCCTCGACCGCCGGGCGAGCCTCATCGAGCCGACGGAGACGGGTAACGAGGCCGCACGCCGCTATGTCGCCTCGGTGCTCGGCTGGCTCGCCGAGGTCCTCGCCGACTGGCCCCGGCAGGACCGCGATGACCTCCTCCGCCTTCTCGCCCGCTTCGCCGACGACGTGTTGGCCCGGCTGGCACTGCCGGAGGAGGGGGAGGGGGGGCAGGGGTAG
- a CDS encoding DUF5302 domain-containing protein, whose protein sequence is MTAENVSPEGSEPDAAPEAAPLAPDSGGNDDLKRRFREALERKSGTQANAAEAGGNPGAAKVRAAHGPAASQRSFRRKSGG, encoded by the coding sequence ATGACCGCAGAGAACGTGTCCCCGGAAGGTTCGGAGCCGGACGCCGCCCCCGAGGCCGCCCCGCTCGCGCCGGACAGCGGCGGCAACGACGACCTCAAGCGCAGGTTCCGCGAAGCGCTGGAGCGCAAGAGCGGTACCCAGGCGAACGCCGCCGAGGCCGGCGGCAATCCCGGCGCGGCGAAGGTGCGTGCGGCGCACGGCCCGGCCGCGAGTCAGCGCTCGTTCCGCCGCAAGAGCGGCGGCTGA
- a CDS encoding DUF2277 domain-containing protein — protein sequence MCRSIKTLRPPMTPEVTEGDIEAAARQYVRKVSGFREPAAHNKEVFEAAISDITAATEHLLAHLEVRNTARSR from the coding sequence ATGTGCAGAAGCATCAAGACCCTGCGGCCCCCGATGACCCCCGAGGTGACGGAGGGCGACATCGAGGCGGCGGCACGGCAGTACGTACGCAAGGTGAGCGGCTTCCGCGAGCCGGCGGCGCACAACAAGGAGGTGTTCGAGGCGGCGATCTCGGACATCACCGCCGCCACCGAACACCTGCTGGCACATCTGGAGGTCAGGAACACAGCGCGTTCTCGATGA